From Streptosporangiales bacterium:
AGCGGTACTCGCCCGGCGAGCGGTACGGCCGGGTGTACCAGATCAACTACCTGCGCTGCATCCTCTGTGGGCTGTGTATCGAGGCCTGCCCGACCCGTGCGCTCACCATGACGAACGAGTACGAGCTCGCCGACGACTCCAGGAACGACCTGATCTACACCAAGGAGATGCTGCTCGCGCCGCTGCGCGAGGGCATGGAGACGCCGCCGCACCCGATGCGCCTCGGCGACACCGAGACGGACTACTACAAGCACGCCACGCGGGAAGGCGTCAGCACGGAGAAGCCGCGGGAGGACGTGTGAGCTCTCAAGCGATGGAGCTCGACGAGCGAACCGGAGGTAGGGGCCGCGGTGCGATGAGCGCCGGTGCTGACGCCTTCGCGGCACCTGCCGGAGGGTCGGGAGGAGGCGGTCGCGCATGAGTGCTGCGTTTCCTGCCGGAGCCGTCGGATTCTGGTTCGCCGCCGTGTTGTTGGTCGTCGCTGCGGCGGGGGCCGGAGTCGCGCGGAAGTACGTGCTTGCGGGCACCATCGGGTCCGTCGGGCTGCTTTCCATGTTGTTCGGGCTCGGTGCGTTGCCGGTCTCGCACACCGGTGAGGCGGCGACGTTCTGGGTGTGCGCGCTCCTTGCGGTGCCGGCTGCGATCACCATGGTGGCGGCCCGCAAGGCCGTGCACAGCGCGCTCTGCCTCGCGCTGGTGATGATCTCGCTCGCGGTGCTCTACGTGGTGCTCGACGCCCCGTTCCTCGCTTTCGTGCAGATCATCGTCTACACCGGCGCGGTGCTGATGCTGTTCCTGTTCGTACTGATGTTGGTGGGCGTGGACTCCTCCGACTCGCTGACGGAGACGATCCGCGGCCAGCGGGTCGCGACGCTCGTGCTCGGCGCGGGTTTCCTGCTGCTCGTCCTCTCCGGTGTCGGCGCAGGGCTCGCCGGCTCGTCCGCCGGCAGCCTCGCGGAGCCGAACGCCGACGGCAACGTGCTCGGCATCGCACAGGACCTGTTCAGCACGTACGTGCTCGCGTTCGAGGTGACCAGCGCGCTGCTGATCACCGCCGCGCTCGGCGCGATGGTGCTCGCGCACCGGGAGAGCCGCGAGCGGCTCAGCCAGAAGATGCTGCAGCGTCGCCGGGTCGCCGCCGGCCGGGCCACCCCGGCGACCCCGCCGGGCGTCTACGCCACGCACAACGCGGTCGACACGCCTGGCCTGCTGCCGGACGGCACTCCTTCGGAGGAGTCGGTGCACCCGGTGTTCCGCTCGGTGCGCAGGGGCGACCGCCAGGTGGTGGCCGGCGAGCTCGAGCAGAACGGCGCCGGCGCCGGCACGACGGTGCTGCCCGCCGATGCGACGGAGACCACGGCCGCCGAGGAGGCGGGCGCCGAGATCACTGCGGAGACCGCACAGGGCGCCGGTAACCCTGCCGTCGAACCGGCCGAACCTACGCCGCCCGAGGAAGAGGAAAGCGAGCAGCAGCCGTGACTGTATTGCCCAGCGGCCCCCGCCGCTCCGCTCCTCGCTCACGTGCTCTGTGCACATCGACCTCGGAGGGCATGCTCGCTACGATGCTCACTCTGGGGGCCGCTTCGTGACGCCACTTGCGTATCTCTTGCTCTCCGCGACGTTGTTCACCATCGGTGCCGGCGGCGTGCTGTTGCGGCGCAACTCCATCATCGTGTTCATGAGCATCGAGCTGATGCTCAACGCGGCGAACCTCGCGCTGGTCGCGTTCGCAAGGATGCACGGCAACCTCGACGGCCAGATCATGGCGTTCTTCGTGATGGTCGTGGCCGCCGCCGAAGTGGTGGTCGGGTTGGCCATCATCGTGACCATCTTCCGATCCCGCCGGTCGGCGTCCGTCGACGACGCCAGCCTGCTGAAGTTCTGAGGGGCAGGGCGGGAAGCACATGTCAGGAGGAGCTGTGACGATCGCTGCCGAGGCGTTGGAGCCGGCCGCGGCCAGCGGCGCGTTCTCGCTGACCTGGCTGCTGGTCGCGATTCCGCTCGCCAGCGCTGCGGTCTTGCTGCTCGGTGGCAGGCGTACCGACCGGTGGGGGCACCTGCTGGGCTGCGCTGCTTCGTTGGCGCCGTTCGTGATCGGGGTCGTGCTGTTCGTTTCGATGCTCGGCCTCGACCCTGAGCACCGCTCGGTCCAGCAGGAGCTGTTCACCTGGGCAGCGGTCGGCGACTTCCAGGTGCAGTGGGGCTTCCTCGTCGACCCGCTGTCGATCTGTTTCGTGCTGCTGATCACCGGTGTGGGCTCGCTGATCCACATCTACTCCATCGGCTACATGGAGCACGACCCGAACCGACGGCGGTTCTTCGCGTACCTCAACTTGTTCATCGCGGCGATGCTGCTGCTGGTGCTCGGCGACAACTACCTGATGCTCTACATCGGCTGGGAGGGCGTCGGTCTCGCCTCGTACCTGCTGATCGGCTTCTGGCAGCACAAGCCGGCCGCGGCGGTGGCGGCGAAGAAGGCGTTCGTGGTCAACCGGGTCGGTGACTTCGGCCTCTCCGTCGCAGTGTTCCTGATGTTCTCCATGTTCGGCGCGGTCTCGTTCACCGAGGTGTTCGCCGGCGTGGACCAGGCGAACACGGCGATGATGACCGCAGTCGGGCTGTTGATCCTGCTCGGTGCCACCGGTAAGTCCGCGCAGGTGCCGCTGCAGTCCTGGTTGCTGGACGCGATGGAGGGCCCGACCCCGGTGTCGGCGCTGATCCACGCCGCGACCATGGTGACGGCCGGCGTCTACCTGATCGTCCGGTCGAACCCGGTCTTCGAGGCGGCGCCTTACGCACAGCTGGTGGTGTGCATCGTCGGTGCGGTGACGCTGCTGTTCGGTGCGATCATCGGGTGCGCCAAGGACGACATCAAGAAGTCGCTCGCCGGTTCCACCATGAGCCAGATCGGCTACATGCACCTGGCCGCGGGCCTCGGGCCGTTGGGCTATGCGTTCGCCATCGCGCACCTGCTCGGGCACGGCACGTTCAAGGCGGTGCTGTTCCTCGGCGCCGGCTCGGTGATGCACGCGACCAACGACCAGGTCGACATGCGCAAGTTCGGCGGCCTGCGCAAGAAGATGCCGATCACGTTCTGGACCTTCATGCTGGCCTGGGCGGCGATCATCGGCGTGCCGCTGTTCGCCGGCTGGTGGAGCAAGGACAAGATCATCGAGGCGGCGTTCGCCTACGGCCCGGTCGGCGGCTGGTTCCTCGGCGGTGCGGCCGCGCTCGGCGCCGCCATCACCGCGTTCTATATGACGCGGATGATCATCATGACGTTCTTCGGCAAGGAACGCTGGGACGATGACGTGCACCCGCACGAGTCGCCCGCGGTGATGACCGTGCCGCT
This genomic window contains:
- the nuoI gene encoding NADH-quinone oxidoreductase subunit NuoI; the protein is MFKKPFTELYPEQKKDTFPRFHGRHQLNRWPDGLEKCIGCELCAWACPADAIYVEGADNTDEERYSPGERYGRVYQINYLRCILCGLCIEACPTRALTMTNEYELADDSRNDLIYTKEMLLAPLREGMETPPHPMRLGDTETDYYKHATREGVSTEKPREDV
- a CDS encoding NADH-quinone oxidoreductase subunit J; the encoded protein is MLFGLGALPVSHTGEAATFWVCALLAVPAAITMVAARKAVHSALCLALVMISLAVLYVVLDAPFLAFVQIIVYTGAVLMLFLFVLMLVGVDSSDSLTETIRGQRVATLVLGAGFLLLVLSGVGAGLAGSSAGSLAEPNADGNVLGIAQDLFSTYVLAFEVTSALLITAALGAMVLAHRESRERLSQKMLQRRRVAAGRATPATPPGVYATHNAVDTPGLLPDGTPSEESVHPVFRSVRRGDRQVVAGELEQNGAGAGTTVLPADATETTAAEEAGAEITAETAQGAGNPAVEPAEPTPPEEEESEQQP
- the nuoK gene encoding NADH-quinone oxidoreductase subunit NuoK, which gives rise to MTPLAYLLLSATLFTIGAGGVLLRRNSIIVFMSIELMLNAANLALVAFARMHGNLDGQIMAFFVMVVAAAEVVVGLAIIVTIFRSRRSASVDDASLLKF
- the nuoL gene encoding NADH-quinone oxidoreductase subunit L, giving the protein MSGGAVTIAAEALEPAAASGAFSLTWLLVAIPLASAAVLLLGGRRTDRWGHLLGCAASLAPFVIGVVLFVSMLGLDPEHRSVQQELFTWAAVGDFQVQWGFLVDPLSICFVLLITGVGSLIHIYSIGYMEHDPNRRRFFAYLNLFIAAMLLLVLGDNYLMLYIGWEGVGLASYLLIGFWQHKPAAAVAAKKAFVVNRVGDFGLSVAVFLMFSMFGAVSFTEVFAGVDQANTAMMTAVGLLILLGATGKSAQVPLQSWLLDAMEGPTPVSALIHAATMVTAGVYLIVRSNPVFEAAPYAQLVVCIVGAVTLLFGAIIGCAKDDIKKSLAGSTMSQIGYMHLAAGLGPLGYAFAIAHLLGHGTFKAVLFLGAGSVMHATNDQVDMRKFGGLRKKMPITFWTFMLAWAAIIGVPLFAGWWSKDKIIEAAFAYGPVGGWFLGGAAALGAAITAFYMTRMIIMTFFGKERWDDDVHPHESPAVMTVPLIILSVGSVFGGWFLIGGDRLAHFLDPVVGETHHGHLPFAELTLQVGMVVLVALGVLLAWLMYGRRSVPEVAPAGNALVVAGRRDLYGDAFNEGVFMRPGQYLTRSLVYFDNKVVDGAVRGIAGLFGGASLWWRQAQTGFVRSYALSMLLGAAVVSAMVLIVVVI